Proteins found in one Oryza glaberrima chromosome 4, OglaRS2, whole genome shotgun sequence genomic segment:
- the LOC127772179 gene encoding protein EI24 homolog, translating into MESLASQAKPAAVLWLAGFLQAARLHRVVSFCASSRPLSARIAQCFLLNGFIFLGSLLTLKSVVIPILSWILPGDCSQLQEQHLCDHTVAVATYSFLRSVLIQIFYVLWFYPLYIFSFVLSTLWYNDIAKRALDVVKRKSLDATKALDAHTISESTEKPEGFDEVAIGIGEQVYSILLLTIFFIEVSVIGYIPYFGKPMNFLLLSLMYAYYCFEYKWNFFAVSLNERLDFFESNWAFFAGFGSPCVLPIFFFSPLTSYGVMAILYPLFVLTAAGTQAEKVIDQLKPSHGGKLQRIPVFFIAKRLTTQVLQLFPEVQKEQ; encoded by the exons atggAGTCGCTTGCGTCGCAAGCGAAGCCGGCGGCCGTGCTCTGGCTCGCCGGCTTCCTCCAGGCCGCGCGCCTCCACCGCGTCGTCTCCTTCTGCGCCAG CTCGAGGCCTCTGTCGGCCAGGATCGCGCAGTGCTTCCTGCTCAACGGGTTCATCTTCCTGGGGAG CTTGTTAACCCTAAAATCGGTGGTCATTCCAATCCTTTCGTGGATACTGCCTGGGGATTGCAGTCAGTTGCAAGAGCAGCATCTGTGTGATCACACAGTAGCTGTAGCGACCTACTCATTTCTACGCTCTGTTCTTATTCAAATATTCTAT GTATTATGGTTTTATCCACTTTACATCTTCAGCTTCGTGTTGAGTACACTTTG GTATAATGACATTGCTAAGCGTGCTTTGGATGTTGTGAAAAGAAAGAGCCTAGATGCAACTAAAGCATTGGATGCTCACACCATATCTGAATCAACAGAGAAACCTGAAGGATTTGATGA GGTTGCAATTGGTATTGGAGAACAGGTCTATTCAATTCTTCTTTTAACTATTTTCTTTATTGAG GTTTCAGTGATTGGTTACATACCTTACTTTGGGAAGCCTATGAATTTCCTGCTATTATCTTTGATGTATGCCTACTACTGCTTCGA GTACAAGTGGAACTTCTTTGCAGTGAGCCTGAATGAGCGGCTTGATTTCTTTGAGTCAAATTGGGCCTTTTTTGCTGGATTCG GTAGTCCATGTGTACTTccaattttcttcttctctcctcttacAAGTTATGGTGTAATGGCAATACTTTATCCACTG TTTGTATTGACTGCTGCAGGTACCCAAGCAGAAAAAGTAATTGATCAACTGAAACCTTCGCATGGAGG